From one Deinococcus sp. NW-56 genomic stretch:
- a CDS encoding rhodanese-like domain-containing protein — protein sequence MTYQDLFTTELESKQRGGARLVDVRERNEYIQGHIPGAANLPLSELVGRESEIGPNTVLICASGNRSSQAAAYLASQGKTGLMNLSGGTAAWVREGREIRGGEQP from the coding sequence ATGACCTACCAGGACCTCTTCACCACGGAACTGGAAAGCAAGCAGCGTGGGGGCGCCCGCCTCGTGGACGTGCGGGAGCGCAACGAGTACATCCAGGGACATATCCCCGGTGCCGCCAACCTGCCCCTGAGTGAACTGGTCGGGCGGGAAAGCGAGATCGGGCCGAACACCGTCCTGATCTGCGCGAGCGGGAACCGTTCCTCGCAAGCAGCGGCTTACCTCGCCTCCCAGGGCAAGACCGGGCTGATGAACCTCTCCGGGGGCACCGCCGCCTGGGTGCGCGAGGGCCGCGAGATTCGGGGCGGCGAGCAGCCATGA
- a CDS encoding LCP family protein → MLLVLTLDPVARQLTLLSVPRDTRVNLPGHGTVKINAAYAHGGARLQTEAIERFLGLPMDKYVEISLGGFRRAIDEVGGVTVNPPFAFTLDGQSFTPGPVRLSGEQALAYARMRKQDPRGDLGRNARQQEVVRSLMAELGERSTGELQTLLERLQGDLRTNFSPTEVVRLRTRHSYLTERPQTETVRGVNRKIGGVWYYVVSDAERRRLHLELR, encoded by the coding sequence GTGCTGCTGGTGCTGACCCTCGATCCGGTTGCGCGGCAGCTGACGTTGCTCAGCGTGCCGCGCGACACGCGGGTCAACCTGCCGGGGCACGGCACCGTCAAGATCAACGCGGCCTACGCCCACGGCGGCGCCCGGTTGCAAACCGAGGCCATCGAACGCTTTCTGGGTCTGCCGATGGACAAGTACGTGGAGATCAGCCTGGGAGGCTTTCGCCGCGCCATCGACGAGGTCGGCGGGGTGACGGTCAACCCGCCTTTCGCCTTCACGCTGGACGGCCAGAGCTTCACGCCGGGTCCGGTGCGGCTCAGCGGCGAGCAGGCCCTCGCCTACGCCCGGATGCGCAAGCAAGACCCGCGCGGCGACCTGGGGCGCAACGCCCGGCAGCAGGAGGTCGTCCGCAGCCTGATGGCCGAACTCGGAGAGCGCTCGACGGGCGAACTCCAGACCCTGCTTGAGCGCCTCCAGGGTGACCTCCGCACCAACTTCTCGCCCACCGAGGTCGTGCGGCTGCGGACCCGGCACAGCTACCTCACCGAGCGGCCGCAGACCGAGACGGTGCGCGGGGTAAACCGCAAGATCGGGGGCGTGTGGTACTACGTGGTTTCCGACGCCGAGCGCCGCCGGTTGCACCTGGAGCTGCGCTAG
- a CDS encoding glycosyltransferase family 2 protein — translation MFLSVVIVSKGRPTILAGTLASLDRQTRAPDELLLVVTGEADLPQGVRERPDLRLLFSAPGIPRQRNHALDHLSPQSEAVVFLDDDVELAQDYLRRTEGFLVTHPGVAGFSAVPILDRAEEGLLPRERAREVLRTWSAPPPPVRPRLGLYGCNMVARTAPAQSTRFDERLALYAYLEDLDFGSRLSRWGQTVDYSGARLIHLSTPSGRMSETRLGFAQVMNPVYLWASKRAIPGTECLRLIGLSLGLNVLSLLGIDRRLRITHAATDRRERLRGNLAALRLLGRGVIDPAAVRDL, via the coding sequence ATGTTTCTCTCGGTCGTTATCGTCAGCAAGGGCCGCCCGACCATCCTGGCCGGAACGCTGGCGTCGCTGGACCGCCAGACCCGCGCCCCGGACGAACTTCTCCTCGTGGTGACGGGGGAGGCAGACCTGCCGCAGGGCGTGCGGGAGCGGCCGGACCTGCGGCTGCTCTTCTCGGCTCCCGGCATTCCCCGGCAGCGCAACCACGCCCTCGACCACCTCTCCCCACAGTCGGAGGCGGTGGTCTTTCTCGACGACGACGTGGAACTGGCACAAGATTACCTGCGCCGGACCGAGGGCTTTCTGGTCACCCACCCTGGCGTGGCGGGCTTCAGTGCCGTGCCGATTCTCGACCGGGCCGAGGAAGGGTTGCTGCCGCGCGAGCGGGCGCGGGAGGTGCTGCGGACATGGTCTGCCCCGCCGCCCCCGGTGCGCCCCCGGCTGGGCCTGTACGGCTGCAACATGGTGGCCCGCACAGCCCCGGCCCAGTCAACCCGCTTCGACGAGCGCCTCGCCCTGTACGCCTATCTGGAAGACCTCGACTTCGGCTCACGGCTCTCGCGGTGGGGCCAGACGGTGGATTACAGCGGCGCGCGCCTGATTCACCTCAGCACCCCCTCGGGCCGCATGTCGGAAACGCGGCTGGGTTTCGCGCAGGTCATGAATCCGGTGTACCTCTGGGCAAGCAAGCGGGCCATTCCGGGCACCGAATGCCTGCGGCTGATCGGGCTGTCGCTGGGGCTCAACGTGCTGAGTCTGCTGGGCATCGACCGCCGGTTGCGAATCACCCACGCGGCCACCGACCGCCGCGAGCGGCTGCGGGGCAACCTCGCGGCCCTGCGCTTGCTGGGGCGGGGCGTGATCGACCCCGCGGCGGTGCGCGACCTCTGA
- a CDS encoding YeeE/YedE family protein, which translates to MTELLGFLRSPWPWYVGGPLIGLTVPLLLWLGNKSFGLSSNLRHACAILLPESVKPGFFRYDWRRERWNLTFAAGLVLGGFVAGGLLADPDPARLSAAGVASVQALGVEVRPGLVPAELTDLSNPGAWLLLAFSGLLVGFGTRYGGGCTSGHAITGLSTLQGPSLIATVSFFVGGILSANLLLPVLLGVIL; encoded by the coding sequence ATGACTGAACTGCTCGGCTTCCTGCGCTCGCCCTGGCCCTGGTACGTGGGCGGCCCCCTGATCGGCCTGACGGTGCCGCTGCTGCTGTGGCTGGGCAACAAATCGTTCGGCCTCTCCTCGAACCTGCGCCACGCCTGCGCGATCCTGCTGCCCGAGTCCGTCAAGCCCGGCTTCTTTCGCTACGACTGGCGGAGGGAACGCTGGAACCTGACCTTCGCCGCCGGGCTGGTGCTGGGCGGCTTTGTGGCGGGCGGACTCCTCGCCGATCCGGACCCCGCCCGCCTGAGTGCCGCTGGCGTGGCGTCGGTGCAGGCGCTGGGCGTAGAGGTGCGGCCCGGCCTGGTGCCCGCCGAGCTGACCGACCTGTCCAACCCCGGCGCGTGGCTCTTGCTGGCCTTTTCCGGCCTGCTGGTGGGCTTCGGGACCCGCTACGGCGGCGGCTGCACCTCCGGGCACGCGATCACGGGACTCTCGACCCTGCAAGGCCCCTCGCTGATCGCCACGGTGTCCTTTTTTGTGGGGGGCATCCTCAGCGCGAACCTGCTGCTGCCTGTCCTCCTCGGGGTGATCCTGTGA
- a CDS encoding sulfite exporter TauE/SafE family protein, with the protein MIFAWIGAALIGLSLGLLGSGGSILTVPVLVYLVGEPEKLAIAESLAIVGGISLMGAAPYALKRQIDWRSVLWFGVPGVVGTYLGAALSVYLSGVVQLLLFAAVMLLAAVMMCRPPKAQPEGQAVPPRSPLKIGAEGLGVGVLTGLVGVGGGFLIIPALVLLGGLPMSLAVGTSLLIIAAKSFAGFAKYVTVLAEQNLSMHWNLILMFTAIGVAGSFLGARVSRKVSNEGLRKGFAAFLIVMGVYVLATNVPRVLPPPPSTGAHVPR; encoded by the coding sequence ATGATCTTCGCCTGGATCGGTGCCGCCCTGATCGGGCTGAGCCTCGGCCTGCTGGGGTCGGGCGGCTCGATCCTGACGGTGCCCGTGCTCGTCTACCTCGTGGGCGAGCCGGAGAAGCTGGCGATTGCCGAGTCGCTCGCCATCGTGGGCGGCATCAGCCTGATGGGCGCCGCTCCCTACGCGCTGAAACGGCAGATCGACTGGCGCTCGGTGCTGTGGTTCGGCGTTCCCGGAGTCGTGGGCACGTACCTGGGCGCTGCCCTGAGCGTGTACCTCAGCGGCGTGGTGCAGTTGCTGCTCTTCGCGGCTGTGATGCTGCTCGCCGCCGTGATGATGTGCCGGCCCCCGAAAGCCCAGCCGGAAGGCCAAGCGGTCCCCCCGCGCTCTCCCCTCAAGATCGGAGCGGAAGGGCTGGGCGTCGGTGTGCTGACCGGGCTGGTGGGCGTGGGCGGGGGCTTTCTGATCATCCCCGCGCTCGTGCTGCTGGGCGGACTGCCCATGAGCCTCGCGGTGGGGACCAGCCTGCTGATCATCGCCGCCAAGAGCTTCGCGGGCTTTGCCAAGTACGTGACCGTGCTGGCCGAGCAAAACCTGTCCATGCACTGGAACCTGATCCTGATGTTCACCGCCATCGGAGTGGCGGGCAGTTTCCTGGGGGCACGGGTGAGCCGGAAGGTGTCCAACGAGGGCCTGCGAAAAGGCTTCGCCGCGTTTCTGATCGTGATGGGCGTGTACGTGCTCGCCACCAACGTGCCCAGGGTGCTGCCCCCGCCCCCAAGCACAGGAGCGCACGTGCCCCGCTGA
- a CDS encoding metal-sensitive transcriptional regulator, giving the protein MTPTPAPLSATDEKVLNRLRRIEGQVRGLQRMIEEGRDCHDILTLLSGIRSALDATGDTILEQYASGCRAHPGETITPQDVVRAVKLLRG; this is encoded by the coding sequence ATGACCCCCACCCCTGCTCCCCTGAGCGCCACTGACGAGAAGGTCCTCAACCGCCTGCGCCGCATCGAGGGCCAGGTGCGCGGCCTGCAGCGCATGATCGAAGAGGGCCGCGACTGCCACGACATCCTGACCCTGCTGTCAGGCATTCGCAGCGCGCTCGACGCCACGGGTGACACGATTCTGGAGCAGTACGCCTCGGGCTGCCGTGCCCATCCGGGCGAGACCATCACCCCGCAGGACGTGGTACGGGCGGTCAAGCTGTTGCGGGGCTGA
- a CDS encoding glycosyltransferase: MTQPPTLTPHRPLRILHLTGTLDRGGIESWLVNLLAHLPPAEARMDVLVASPGPRPGDLDRLVWGLGGRVFHAPSTRRPLAFVAALRRHLREHGPYDVVHSHIHHFGGLALLAARLAGVPVRVATSHLDSRRGDAAAGQGRRLYLRAMGAALGAGVTHRLAVSEEAAAALFGPRWQERGTRLVTLGVDLDAVRAARGEAGTIRRELGLPPGEPVIGHVGQFRPQKNHLFLLDVFAAYLQRHGPAQLLLVGDGGERPRTEARVRELGFSERVHLVGSRPDVPRLLWAMDAFVFPSTHEGLSLALLEAQAAGLPAVVSDGVPLDRRMQLETVEVLGLGAGEAAWADAVARALARGRAVPEAPDFDVARTSRELLAFYTQAARQAECRSP; encoded by the coding sequence ATGACCCAACCCCCGACCCTTACCCCCCACCGCCCCCTGCGCATCCTGCACCTCACCGGCACGCTGGACCGGGGCGGCATCGAGAGCTGGCTGGTCAACCTGCTGGCACACCTTCCCCCCGCCGAGGCCCGCATGGACGTGCTGGTGGCCTCGCCCGGTCCCCGGCCCGGGGACCTCGACCGGCTGGTGTGGGGGCTGGGGGGCCGGGTCTTTCACGCCCCCTCCACCCGGCGGCCGCTCGCCTTCGTGGCCGCGCTGCGGCGGCACCTGCGCGAGCACGGTCCCTACGACGTGGTTCACAGCCATATCCACCATTTCGGGGGCCTCGCGCTGCTCGCGGCGCGGCTGGCCGGGGTGCCGGTGCGGGTGGCGACGAGCCACCTGGATTCCCGGCGCGGGGACGCGGCCGCCGGGCAGGGCCGCCGCCTGTACCTGCGGGCGATGGGCGCCGCGCTGGGGGCGGGCGTGACCCACCGCCTCGCGGTGAGCGAGGAAGCGGCCGCCGCCCTTTTCGGTCCGCGCTGGCAGGAGCGCGGCACCCGGCTGGTCACCCTGGGGGTCGATCTGGACGCGGTGCGGGCGGCACGGGGGGAGGCCGGGACTATCCGCCGCGAGCTGGGACTGCCCCCGGGCGAACCGGTGATCGGCCACGTGGGCCAGTTCCGGCCCCAGAAAAACCACCTCTTCCTGCTGGACGTGTTCGCGGCGTACCTGCAGCGGCATGGCCCCGCGCAGCTGCTCCTCGTGGGGGACGGGGGGGAGCGGCCCCGCACCGAGGCGCGGGTGCGCGAGCTGGGATTCTCGGAGCGCGTCCACCTCGTCGGTTCGCGGCCCGACGTGCCCCGGCTGCTGTGGGCGATGGACGCCTTCGTCTTTCCCTCCACCCACGAGGGCCTCAGCCTCGCGCTGCTGGAGGCTCAAGCGGCGGGACTCCCGGCGGTGGTGTCGGACGGGGTGCCGCTGGACCGCCGAATGCAGCTGGAGACGGTCGAGGTGCTGGGTCTGGGGGCCGGGGAGGCGGCCTGGGCCGACGCGGTCGCCCGCGCCCTCGCGCGGGGCCGGGCAGTGCCGGAGGCGCCCGACTTCGATGTCGCGCGGACCTCGCGGGAACTGCTGGCGTTCTACACGCAGGCCGCGCGGCAGGCAGAGTGCCGATCTCCATGA
- a CDS encoding lipopolysaccharide biosynthesis protein, with translation MPTSPPPPPPVSPAPAAPQRRVGLRAGMAWTLLGQGAYAAAQWATVALLARLGSPEAVGQYTLGLGLVNPLFLLLGLQLRSVQATDAGEARPFGEYFSLRALTMLLLLLVTVGLAALYPQVAGVVLWLGLAKALEGLSDVTYGLMQRQERLDWVSRSGLLRGVLGLGLLAALFAATGSVTLGAAGIAAAGLAVLVFHDLPLARRLAPGGWWTRHIPADLPRLALPLGLVMGLVSFGTTLPRLFLEHAHGSAAVGVFSALSHVTAAGSIVVVALGTALTTRLSQLFAAGERAGFVRLTLGLTGAAALFGAGLMLLALVAGGPLLGLLYGPDYAAEGRAFVWLTLGGALSYLASCAGFAVTAARRFREQLPLFGAVTVILALACAWLIPPHGVIGAAYAGLIGAGAQLVGSGLIVAGALRAGPAASASPPGDL, from the coding sequence ATGCCGACCTCGCCGCCTCCCCCCCCTCCGGTCTCCCCCGCCCCAGCGGCTCCCCAGCGCCGGGTGGGCTTGCGGGCGGGGATGGCCTGGACCCTGCTGGGCCAGGGGGCATACGCGGCGGCCCAGTGGGCCACCGTGGCGCTGCTCGCGCGGCTGGGCAGCCCGGAGGCGGTCGGGCAGTACACCCTGGGGCTGGGGCTGGTCAATCCCCTCTTCCTGCTGCTGGGGCTGCAACTGCGCAGCGTGCAGGCCACCGACGCGGGCGAGGCCCGGCCCTTCGGGGAGTATTTCAGCCTGCGGGCGCTGACCATGCTGCTGCTGCTGCTCGTCACGGTGGGGCTGGCGGCGCTGTATCCGCAGGTGGCGGGCGTGGTCCTGTGGCTGGGGCTGGCCAAGGCGCTGGAGGGCCTGAGCGACGTGACCTACGGGCTGATGCAGCGCCAGGAACGGCTGGACTGGGTGTCGCGGTCTGGCCTGCTGCGCGGGGTGCTGGGCCTGGGGCTGCTCGCGGCCCTGTTCGCGGCGACCGGGAGCGTGACCCTGGGCGCGGCCGGGATCGCCGCAGCAGGGCTGGCTGTGCTGGTTTTTCATGACCTTCCGCTTGCGCGGCGGCTGGCGCCGGGGGGCTGGTGGACCCGGCACATCCCGGCCGACCTGCCCCGGCTCGCGTTGCCGCTGGGGCTGGTGATGGGACTGGTGTCGTTCGGTACCACGCTGCCCCGGCTCTTTCTGGAACACGCGCACGGCAGCGCGGCGGTCGGAGTGTTCTCGGCCCTGAGCCACGTCACGGCGGCAGGCAGCATCGTCGTGGTGGCCCTGGGCACCGCGCTCACCACCCGGCTCTCGCAACTGTTCGCCGCGGGCGAGCGGGCGGGCTTCGTGCGGCTCACGCTGGGACTCACGGGGGCGGCGGCCCTCTTCGGGGCGGGCCTCATGCTGCTGGCGCTGGTGGCCGGAGGACCGCTGCTGGGCCTGCTGTATGGCCCCGACTACGCCGCCGAGGGCCGCGCGTTCGTGTGGCTCACGCTGGGCGGGGCGCTGAGTTACCTCGCCTCCTGCGCGGGCTTCGCGGTGACGGCGGCGCGGCGCTTCCGCGAACAGCTTCCCCTCTTCGGGGCCGTAACCGTGATTCTGGCACTGGCCTGCGCGTGGCTGATTCCCCCCCACGGCGTGATCGGGGCGGCCTACGCCGGGCTGATCGGGGCCGGAGCGCAGCTCGTGGGCAGCGGGCTGATCGTGGCGGGAGCGTTGCGGGCCGGGCCTGCGGCGAGTGCCTCGCCTCCAGGAGACCTATGA
- a CDS encoding DUF6691 family protein: MTVRPIPGVHTGPSSTTHAATGLLAYLLAGLYFGVVLVKSEAASWYRIQEMFRFEAFHMFGLIGSAVLTAMVTTALLRHFGVRSREGQAITVTPKEPGWRRYVLGGLTFGVGWGLVGLCPGPIFVLLGAGVWPILIVLTFALLGTYLYGALRDRLPH, encoded by the coding sequence GTGACGGTCCGGCCCATTCCCGGCGTCCACACCGGGCCTTCCTCCACCACCCACGCCGCGACCGGGCTGCTGGCCTACCTGCTGGCCGGGCTGTACTTCGGGGTGGTCCTCGTCAAGTCGGAGGCGGCGAGCTGGTACCGCATTCAGGAGATGTTCCGCTTCGAGGCCTTTCACATGTTCGGGTTGATCGGCTCGGCGGTGCTGACGGCGATGGTCACCACGGCGCTCTTGCGGCACTTCGGGGTCCGCAGCCGTGAGGGACAGGCGATCACCGTGACCCCCAAGGAGCCGGGCTGGCGGCGCTACGTGCTGGGCGGCCTGACCTTCGGGGTGGGCTGGGGACTGGTGGGCCTGTGTCCGGGGCCAATCTTCGTGCTGCTGGGCGCCGGGGTGTGGCCCATCCTGATCGTGCTGACTTTCGCGCTGCTGGGGACCTATCTGTACGGGGCGCTGCGGGACCGGCTGCCGCATTGA
- a CDS encoding rhodanese-like domain-containing protein, translated as MYFKRFYDTDLAQASYMIGCQKTGECLVVDPVRDISPYLAEAQGQKLRVTHVTETHIHADYLSGSRELAKATGAKLLLSDEGGAGWQYTYDDGNRVKLRDSDTFMVGNVRIQALHTPGHTPEHLSFLITDTPRGDAPSMILTGDFVFVGDLGRPDLLDEAAGGQDTRFIGARQMFASLRDKFLTLPDYVQVWPGHGAGSACGKALGAVPTTTVGYERALSWWGRLVEAGDEEGFTQELLAGQPDAPLYYGRMKLDNRDGPALLGEVQPLAELSAQDVKARLAAGARLIDTRPREEHQAGAPVGSVNIPDGGTLETWAGWLLTPERELILLAPADRAEALRRQLWMVGLDRVTGFLPSAQGLDTVPAQPIPAAKLGSHPDALILDVRAKTEYEAGHIPGARQLHAGRLPWRLDTLPRDREIVVHCQGGARSAAAASLLRAEGFDVLELAGGYEAWAKAQHETV; from the coding sequence ATGTACTTCAAACGCTTCTACGACACGGACCTCGCGCAGGCGTCCTACATGATCGGCTGCCAGAAGACCGGCGAATGCCTGGTGGTCGACCCGGTCCGCGACATCTCGCCGTACCTCGCCGAGGCGCAGGGCCAGAAGCTGCGCGTCACGCATGTCACCGAGACGCACATCCACGCCGACTACCTGTCGGGCAGTCGCGAGCTGGCGAAGGCCACCGGAGCGAAGCTGCTGCTCTCCGACGAGGGCGGTGCGGGGTGGCAGTACACCTACGACGACGGCAACCGGGTCAAGCTGCGTGACAGCGACACGTTCATGGTGGGCAACGTCCGCATTCAGGCCCTGCATACCCCGGGCCACACGCCTGAACACCTGAGCTTCCTGATCACGGATACTCCCCGTGGCGACGCACCCAGCATGATCCTGACCGGCGACTTCGTGTTCGTGGGCGATCTGGGCCGCCCGGACCTGCTCGACGAGGCGGCGGGGGGTCAGGACACCCGCTTTATCGGCGCGAGGCAGATGTTCGCCTCGTTGCGCGACAAGTTCTTGACCCTGCCCGATTACGTGCAGGTGTGGCCCGGTCACGGGGCGGGAAGTGCCTGCGGCAAGGCCCTGGGCGCGGTACCCACGACCACCGTCGGCTACGAGCGGGCGCTGAGCTGGTGGGGTCGGCTGGTGGAGGCGGGAGACGAGGAAGGCTTCACGCAGGAACTCCTCGCGGGCCAGCCCGACGCCCCGCTGTACTACGGCCGCATGAAGCTGGACAACCGCGACGGCCCCGCCCTGCTGGGGGAGGTGCAGCCCTTGGCCGAGCTGAGCGCCCAGGACGTGAAGGCGCGGCTGGCTGCCGGTGCCCGCCTGATCGACACCCGACCCAGGGAGGAGCATCAGGCCGGGGCGCCCGTGGGCAGCGTGAACATCCCCGACGGCGGCACGCTGGAGACGTGGGCGGGCTGGCTGCTGACCCCGGAGCGCGAGCTGATCCTGCTGGCCCCCGCCGACCGGGCCGAGGCCCTGCGCCGCCAGCTCTGGATGGTGGGGCTGGACCGCGTGACGGGCTTTCTGCCCAGCGCCCAGGGTCTGGACACGGTTCCCGCGCAGCCTATCCCCGCGGCCAAGCTCGGTTCGCACCCGGACGCGCTGATCCTCGACGTGCGGGCGAAGACCGAGTACGAGGCGGGCCATATTCCCGGTGCCCGGCAACTCCACGCCGGACGCCTCCCCTGGCGGCTGGACACCCTGCCGCGTGACCGCGAGATCGTCGTGCACTGCCAGGGCGGGGCCAGGAGCGCCGCCGCCGCCAGCCTGCTGCGGGCCGAGGGCTTCGACGTGCTGGAACTCGCCGGGGGCTACGAGGCCTGGGCGAAGGCGCAGCACGAGACCGTCTGA
- a CDS encoding glycosyltransferase, with amino-acid sequence MRVCIVLEHRFVHTPDGATYDNGQATYAHFRRYLSAFEEVQVVARSQLLAHPRPGDRRVDGPGVRVAHVPYYEGPGGLLRRLGPVLGRLRAVLEPGDAVIVRLGGVLGHLAAGVRAVQGRPYAAEVVNDPFLGFAPGPGRRGPLRPLFRALMTGLTWGQVRGAAAVQYVTREALQRRYPPGAGVPAFGVSDVHLPPEAFVPVPRTFQEPARRAVLVGALEQPHKGVDVALEALAAVRGAGMDAHLTVVGEGGLLPGLQAQVRALGVADACTFAGQRSTPAEVRRDLAAAELYLMPSRTEGLPRALLEGMAQALPALGSDVGGIPELLSPDALVPPGDAPALARLWHARASDPAWLTAQSGRNLAHARSYADDVLDRERGRFLRAVRERAAR; translated from the coding sequence TTGCGCGTCTGCATCGTCCTGGAACACCGCTTCGTCCACACGCCCGACGGGGCCACCTACGACAACGGGCAGGCCACCTACGCCCACTTCCGGCGCTACCTGAGCGCCTTCGAGGAGGTGCAGGTCGTGGCCCGGTCGCAGCTCCTGGCGCACCCGAGGCCGGGCGACCGCCGGGTGGATGGGCCGGGGGTGCGGGTCGCGCACGTGCCCTACTACGAGGGACCCGGCGGGCTGCTGCGGCGGCTCGGCCCCGTCCTGGGAAGGCTGCGGGCGGTGCTGGAGCCAGGGGACGCGGTGATCGTGCGGCTGGGCGGCGTACTGGGCCACCTCGCGGCGGGGGTGCGGGCAGTACAGGGGCGGCCCTACGCCGCCGAGGTCGTCAACGACCCCTTCCTGGGCTTCGCGCCGGGACCCGGGCGGCGCGGCCCCCTGCGCCCCCTGTTCCGGGCGCTGATGACGGGGCTGACCTGGGGCCAGGTCCGGGGGGCGGCGGCCGTGCAGTACGTGACGCGCGAGGCCTTGCAGCGCCGCTACCCGCCGGGAGCCGGGGTCCCTGCCTTCGGGGTGTCCGACGTGCATCTGCCGCCGGAGGCGTTCGTCCCGGTCCCGCGCACCTTCCAGGAGCCAGCCCGCCGCGCGGTGCTCGTCGGGGCGCTGGAGCAGCCGCACAAGGGGGTGGACGTGGCGCTGGAAGCCCTGGCGGCTGTGCGTGGGGCCGGGATGGACGCGCACCTCACCGTGGTGGGAGAAGGGGGACTGCTCCCCGGGCTACAGGCGCAGGTCCGCGCCCTGGGGGTGGCGGACGCCTGCACCTTTGCCGGGCAACGCAGCACCCCCGCCGAGGTGCGGCGGGACCTCGCGGCGGCGGAGCTGTACCTGATGCCCTCGCGCACCGAGGGGCTGCCCCGTGCCCTGCTGGAGGGCATGGCGCAAGCGCTCCCCGCCCTGGGGTCGGACGTGGGGGGCATTCCCGAACTGCTCTCCCCGGACGCGCTGGTGCCCCCCGGCGATGCGCCCGCCCTGGCCCGTCTCTGGCACGCCCGGGCCTCGGACCCCGCGTGGCTGACCGCCCAGAGTGGGCGCAACCTCGCCCACGCCCGCTCCT
- a CDS encoding O-antigen ligase family protein, protein MSLSLPSSRRADPVPLLASLLERAVAALLGTYVFVQWFGPPLLAAGPSWALWPSLADLLLWAALGLGLLYRRPPAPGHRAVWQALLLVGGLSLLSFALLLVLRDPGLGAALPFGLFQLYKLAQTLAAFWLVSRLPLTDPAFAGTRRRWGTAALLSFGLMVGGVVWTTFSPAVPEALGQVLPRGQGVAGPWEGFYRHYEQGLGAIGYNHGHVAAMVLLGGALALLLRPGRWTPWVLGGILVASFLSGSRAGFAGAALFVLLQGFRTPVLATVALTVLAAGAVAASPWLGAELGDLVSRQSTLLEATEAGNLAGRTDIWAAYLQALAAEPLRLLIGSGFGSGVGNLGAYAHLLPLQVLYETGLAGLTVLGLLFGLLFARLRRAGTHAAGVGTHLLAALWLTAITTDTFYPNSAFGSFLPLLSLTLALALARAPTPRPSPS, encoded by the coding sequence ATGAGTCTGAGCTTGCCCAGCTCCCGGCGGGCCGACCCGGTGCCCCTGCTCGCCTCGCTGCTGGAGCGGGCGGTTGCCGCGCTGCTGGGGACCTATGTGTTCGTGCAGTGGTTCGGCCCGCCCCTCCTCGCCGCCGGGCCGAGCTGGGCGCTGTGGCCCAGCCTCGCCGATCTGCTGCTGTGGGCAGCACTGGGACTGGGGCTGCTCTACCGCCGCCCGCCCGCGCCGGGGCACCGAGCGGTGTGGCAGGCGCTGCTGCTTGTCGGGGGCCTGTCCCTGCTCTCCTTCGCGCTGCTGCTGGTGCTGCGTGACCCCGGGCTAGGCGCCGCCCTGCCCTTCGGCCTCTTTCAACTGTACAAGCTGGCGCAGACGCTCGCCGCCTTCTGGCTGGTGTCGCGGCTGCCGCTGACCGACCCGGCCTTCGCGGGCACCCGGCGGCGCTGGGGCACGGCCGCGCTGCTGTCCTTCGGGCTGATGGTGGGGGGCGTGGTGTGGACCACCTTCTCGCCCGCCGTGCCGGAGGCGCTGGGGCAGGTGCTGCCGCGCGGGCAGGGGGTGGCCGGGCCGTGGGAAGGCTTTTACCGCCACTACGAGCAGGGGCTGGGGGCCATCGGGTACAACCACGGGCACGTCGCGGCGATGGTCCTGCTGGGCGGTGCTCTGGCGCTGCTGCTGCGGCCGGGGCGCTGGACTCCCTGGGTGCTGGGGGGCATCCTGGTGGCTTCCTTCCTGTCGGGGTCACGGGCAGGTTTCGCGGGGGCGGCGCTGTTCGTGCTGCTGCAGGGGTTCCGCACGCCCGTCCTGGCGACCGTGGCCCTCACGGTGCTCGCCGCCGGGGCCGTGGCCGCGAGTCCCTGGCTGGGCGCGGAACTCGGCGACCTCGTCTCGCGGCAATCCACCCTGCTGGAGGCCACCGAGGCGGGGAACCTCGCGGGCCGTACCGACATCTGGGCGGCGTACCTGCAGGCCCTCGCGGCCGAGCCGCTGCGGCTGCTGATCGGCAGCGGCTTCGGGTCGGGGGTGGGCAACCTGGGGGCCTACGCCCACCTGCTGCCCCTGCAGGTGCTCTACGAGACGGGGCTGGCGGGCCTGACCGTGCTGGGGTTGCTCTTCGGGCTGCTGTTCGCGCGGCTGCGGCGGGCCGGAACCCACGCGGCCGGGGTGGGCACCCACCTGCTCGCGGCGCTGTGGCTCACGGCCATCACCACCGACACCTTCTATCCCAACTCGGCCTTCGGGTCCTTTCTGCCGCTGCTCTCCCTCACGCTGGCGCTCGCGCTGGCCCGTGCCCCGACCCCCCGCCCTTCCCCCTCCTGA